In Mesoaciditoga lauensis cd-1655R = DSM 25116, one genomic interval encodes:
- the rpoN gene encoding RNA polymerase factor sigma-54, producing the protein MKNRISQNLKLSNRLILTNKVLLSLHLLEENVMDLEEEITEIIEENPFLEAEFQTPRIRANKKKAGENSEDAMENTGMRGKTLRTHLIEQIYALNIENELEEIILTLVDLLDIHGFLTMSPSEIANEFNFEEEKVRKMIELLKSLDPPGVGCENVKEALLQQTDDVNVKTLIENIEELQRDPHSLMKKLNLSMEEFEESVQKLKSLNPYPANGFADSEYTKYVEPDIVVIESNGKYSVFVNEIFDVKISASNVYEKLMESEDEENRKFAKELFDKAKNFVDSLNRRRETLLKLGKILVEKEKSFLEGSRVVPLRISEIANEIELSLSTVARAVSTKYIKTPRGVYPLKFFFSRAVYSSNNGKVSRDEVKDKIKYIIDNEDKRKPLTDEQIVERLKSQGIKLSRRVVAKYREELMIPSSNKRRMK; encoded by the coding sequence ATGAAAAACAGAATTTCTCAGAATTTGAAACTGTCAAACAGACTTATATTGACAAATAAAGTTTTACTTTCTTTACATTTGCTAGAAGAAAACGTCATGGACTTGGAAGAAGAGATCACGGAAATAATAGAGGAAAATCCATTTTTAGAAGCTGAGTTTCAGACTCCGCGTATAAGGGCAAATAAAAAGAAAGCCGGTGAAAATTCTGAAGATGCAATGGAAAACACCGGCATGCGGGGGAAAACTCTTAGAACGCACTTAATTGAACAGATATATGCTTTGAACATAGAAAACGAATTGGAAGAGATAATTTTAACGTTGGTGGATTTATTGGATATTCATGGTTTTTTAACCATGTCTCCGTCTGAAATAGCGAATGAATTCAACTTTGAAGAAGAAAAAGTCCGCAAAATGATAGAACTTCTCAAAAGCTTAGATCCACCTGGCGTAGGATGTGAAAACGTTAAGGAGGCCCTTTTGCAGCAAACCGACGATGTGAATGTGAAAACTTTGATAGAGAACATTGAAGAATTGCAAAGGGATCCACATAGCCTGATGAAGAAGTTGAATCTTTCGATGGAAGAATTTGAAGAAAGTGTTCAAAAATTGAAATCGTTGAACCCCTATCCCGCCAACGGCTTTGCCGATTCGGAATACACGAAATACGTTGAGCCAGATATAGTGGTGATTGAATCAAATGGCAAATATTCGGTTTTTGTAAACGAAATATTCGACGTTAAGATATCCGCTTCAAACGTGTATGAAAAGTTGATGGAATCTGAAGATGAAGAGAACAGAAAATTTGCCAAAGAGCTGTTTGACAAAGCTAAGAATTTTGTAGATTCTCTTAATAGAAGACGAGAAACGCTGTTGAAATTGGGAAAGATATTGGTAGAAAAAGAAAAAAGCTTTTTGGAAGGCTCAAGAGTTGTTCCACTGAGAATATCCGAAATAGCAAACGAAATCGAACTAAGCCTTTCAACAGTTGCAAGAGCGGTTTCAACCAAGTACATAAAAACGCCTCGAGGAGTTTATCCTTTAAAGTTCTTCTTTTCAAGAGCCGTTTATTCTTCAAACAACGGAAAAGTTTCAAGAGACGAGGTAAAAGACAAAATAAAATACATCATCGATAACGAGGATAAGAGGAAGCCTTTGACGGATGAACAAATCGTTGAAAGGTTGAAGTCTCAAGGCATAAAACTGAGCAGAAGAGTTGTTGCAAAATACAGAGAAGAACTCATGATACCTTCTTCTAACAAAAGGAGAATGAAGTGA
- a CDS encoding thiamine diphosphokinase: MKTIIFAGGEYTHPVFYEKISQKCDFKIAADSGAEFMRKIKIFPDLLIGDMDSITEKTLIFYEKQGVKVKRFPSHKDEIDTELALNEAIENGSDLILIAGAFGNRLDQTIAVFRLMQRAKNIVLFNEKLYAIWIEKKITLSSAKGELWSVIPLRKDVNNVSLSGFEYSIKDRKMEYLKPYGVSNEALGEKVTIDPGNGDLLIFRYHDGKIDWVEELFEIFKAR, from the coding sequence GTGAAGACGATAATTTTTGCAGGCGGAGAATATACCCACCCCGTTTTTTACGAGAAGATATCTCAAAAATGCGATTTCAAAATAGCCGCGGATTCGGGAGCGGAATTCATGAGGAAGATAAAGATTTTTCCAGATCTTCTCATAGGAGACATGGACTCCATAACGGAAAAAACTCTGATCTTTTACGAAAAGCAAGGTGTTAAGGTAAAAAGATTTCCATCCCATAAAGACGAGATAGACACCGAGTTGGCGTTGAATGAAGCCATAGAAAACGGATCAGATCTTATTTTAATAGCTGGTGCTTTTGGCAATAGATTGGATCAAACGATAGCGGTTTTCAGGTTGATGCAAAGGGCCAAGAACATAGTCCTTTTCAACGAGAAATTGTATGCGATATGGATAGAGAAGAAGATAACCCTTTCAAGTGCAAAGGGTGAACTATGGTCCGTTATCCCTTTGAGGAAAGATGTTAACAACGTGAGTTTGAGTGGCTTTGAATACTCCATAAAAGATAGAAAGATGGAGTATCTGAAACCTTATGGCGTTAGCAACGAAGCTTTGGGCGAAAAAGTTACGATCGATCCAGGGAATGGCGATCTGTTGATTTTCAGATATCACGATGGAAAAATAGATTGGGTGGAGGAGTTATTTGAAATTTTTAAAGCGAGGTGA
- a CDS encoding DUF4912 domain-containing protein — translation MDGGKTIRQLKKEAMVLKIKGYYNMRKSELVEAISKRKMELAKMSHELKNMKIHQLRTFAKKIGLKMSRKTTKNDLVKMISEVFSNWKEGEGENKKPVGVTSTFTPSKSEKKITSTITLPSSYNTDKLVGLEVNPNWIHFYWDFKEETKKVLKAHSPVVLRIYDVTYINFNGANANRTFELELDPETRKYYVQVPNAAADYIAELGYKEGDRFVPILRSNLVSTPPSSPRISQMEIWMDLKTQQRFSEIGVLKGISHVEKLVGVSSMPPSNKASGGGSFIWMSGRKKS, via the coding sequence ATGGATGGAGGAAAGACGATACGGCAGTTGAAAAAAGAGGCGATGGTTTTAAAGATCAAAGGCTACTACAACATGAGAAAGTCAGAATTGGTGGAAGCCATATCGAAGCGAAAGATGGAACTCGCCAAGATGTCTCATGAGTTGAAAAACATGAAAATTCACCAGCTTCGAACTTTTGCCAAAAAAATAGGGCTGAAGATGTCAAGGAAAACAACTAAGAACGATCTTGTGAAGATGATCTCAGAGGTATTTTCAAATTGGAAAGAGGGAGAAGGTGAAAACAAAAAACCCGTAGGAGTTACTTCAACGTTTACACCTTCCAAATCTGAAAAAAAGATCACATCCACAATCACCTTGCCATCATCCTATAATACGGACAAGCTTGTTGGATTAGAAGTCAACCCCAATTGGATACATTTCTATTGGGATTTTAAAGAGGAAACAAAGAAGGTGTTGAAAGCCCATTCCCCAGTTGTGTTGAGAATTTACGATGTAACTTACATAAACTTCAATGGGGCAAACGCAAACCGCACCTTTGAATTGGAATTGGATCCCGAAACTAGAAAATACTACGTCCAGGTTCCAAATGCAGCTGCTGATTACATAGCAGAGCTGGGGTATAAAGAAGGAGATCGCTTTGTTCCAATTCTGAGATCCAATTTGGTTTCCACGCCTCCATCCTCGCCAAGAATTTCTCAGATGGAGATCTGGATGGACTTGAAAACACAGCAAAGATTCTCTGAAATAGGCGTTCTCAAAGGAATAAGTCATGTAGAAAAGCTTGTTGGAGTTTCATCCATGCCACCTTCCAATAAGGCATCAGGAGGAGGTTCCTTTATTTGGATGAGTGGGAGGAAAAAATCATGA
- a CDS encoding glycoside hydrolase family 57 protein, which yields MKGKFLVMLHAHLPYVNHPDHPYFMEENWLFEAMTETYIPLLMTFKRLLRDNVPFGVTMSLTPPLLEMLSNKTLQEKYRKHLISLIELAEKEVKITKNEEPLKHLCAKKYLNDFKETLDFFDSCNGNLIKEFQEVEKSGNLELITCNATHGFLPLMRINPKAVHAQVALGVKAFKERVGKDPKGMWLAECGYYPGLDKELAEQGINFFFVDSHALWYGDVPPRYDVYRPVMTPHNVFVFARDPESSEQVWSAQFGYPGDFNYREFYRDIGFDRDLDYIRPYIDPAGNRTNTGIKYYKITGNVGLSDKALYDPEMALKTAQNHARDFVNKKSDQAQRLMHSMEIEPVIVAPFDAELFGHWWYEGPYFLEFLFREMANSPYVESSTPSKVISTLESVQVLTPAMSTWGANGYNETWLNGTNDWIYPHLHQAERNMTELAQKYKDATDPLYIRALNMCARELMLAESSDWAFIMTTGTTVEYAVNRTKTHLSRFLELYDAIKEHNINEKLLEYYEWIDPIFPYMDYRLYA from the coding sequence ATGAAGGGAAAGTTTTTGGTGATGCTCCATGCTCATCTTCCTTACGTAAATCATCCAGATCACCCTTACTTCATGGAGGAGAATTGGCTGTTTGAAGCCATGACGGAAACTTACATTCCTCTTCTCATGACGTTCAAGCGCTTGTTGAGGGACAACGTCCCGTTCGGTGTAACGATGTCTTTAACTCCACCCTTGCTTGAAATGTTATCCAACAAAACGCTTCAAGAAAAGTATCGTAAGCATCTCATTTCTCTGATAGAGCTGGCCGAAAAAGAGGTAAAAATTACCAAAAATGAAGAACCTTTGAAGCATTTGTGCGCCAAGAAATACTTGAACGACTTCAAAGAAACTCTTGATTTCTTTGATTCGTGTAACGGGAATCTTATAAAAGAATTCCAGGAAGTGGAAAAGAGCGGGAATCTAGAGCTGATAACCTGTAACGCCACTCACGGCTTCTTACCGTTAATGAGAATTAATCCGAAGGCTGTTCATGCCCAAGTTGCTTTGGGAGTAAAAGCTTTTAAGGAAAGAGTTGGAAAAGATCCGAAAGGTATGTGGCTTGCCGAATGTGGGTACTATCCCGGTTTGGATAAAGAATTAGCCGAACAAGGAATAAATTTCTTCTTCGTTGACTCACATGCACTGTGGTATGGAGACGTTCCACCTCGCTACGATGTTTACAGACCTGTTATGACTCCCCACAACGTTTTTGTCTTTGCAAGGGATCCAGAATCAAGCGAACAAGTGTGGTCCGCTCAATTCGGGTACCCGGGCGATTTTAATTACCGAGAATTTTACAGGGACATAGGGTTTGATAGGGATTTGGATTACATAAGACCTTACATAGATCCGGCAGGAAATAGAACAAATACGGGAATAAAGTATTACAAAATCACCGGGAACGTCGGTCTGAGCGATAAAGCGTTGTACGATCCAGAGATGGCATTGAAAACAGCACAAAACCATGCAAGAGACTTTGTGAACAAAAAATCGGATCAAGCCCAGCGTTTAATGCACTCTATGGAAATAGAACCCGTAATAGTTGCCCCTTTCGATGCTGAGCTTTTTGGTCATTGGTGGTATGAAGGCCCATATTTTTTGGAATTCTTGTTTAGGGAAATGGCAAATTCACCTTACGTGGAATCATCAACTCCGTCGAAGGTCATATCCACTTTGGAAAGCGTACAGGTTCTCACACCTGCCATGTCAACGTGGGGAGCCAACGGTTACAATGAGACCTGGTTGAATGGAACGAACGATTGGATATATCCACATCTACACCAGGCGGAAAGAAACATGACGGAATTGGCGCAAAAATACAAAGACGCCACTGATCCGTTGTACATTCGAGCTTTGAATATGTGCGCGAGGGAGCTCATGCTGGCAGAGTCGAGTGATTGGGCGTTCATAATGACGACGGGGACAACTGTTGAATATGCTGTTAACAGAACCAAAACACATTTATCACGTTTCCTTGAGTTATATGACGCAATAAAAGAGCATAATATAAATGAAAAATTGTTAGAATATTACGAGTGGATAGATCCCATCTTTCCTTACATGG